The Flavobacterium sp. N2270 genome contains the following window.
CGTAGAAAGTTTACACGAGTTGATGTTGCAGCATTCGCATTATCAAGTGCGTAATATACTGGTTCTCCCGTAGGTAAAAGATACATTAGTTCTTCAAAAGAGCCATCTTCCTTTTCTTTGAAAATGGGTAAGTTGTTAGCTTTGGCAAATTCAATAGCCTTTAGTTTTTCTAATTGTTCTCTTTTTTTGACTTTCTCATAAAGAAGTTCTCCTTTTTTTAAGTCATATTCCGATGTGATTTTAGCAACATCTTCTTTAGTTTGACTGTAATTTATGCTGAAACTTAATAATAAAAATAGAGTTAAAGCAATTGTTTTAAGGTTATAGTAGGTTTTTTTCATAAAAAAGGGTTAATGATTGATAAAAATATAAATTTTATTTTTAATAATGAATAATTATTTCATAATAAAGAACATTTATATATATTTGCAATCTCAAAATCATATCAGCGGGTATGGTGAAATTGGTAGACACGCCAGACTTAGGATCTGGTGCCGCAAGGTGTGAAGGTTCGAGTCCTTTTACCCGCACAGAAAAAGCCTCTAACTATTTTAGTTAGAGGCTTTTTTATTTTGTAATTCCTTTTTTTTATAAAGCCCTCAAAGTATTACTAAATGTTATTTTATAAGTAGCAACATCTTTTACATAGTCTTTTCTTAGATAAATGAACTTGTATTTTGCTGCATTTTTAGGTTCAATTATGACTTCTTGTTTAGAAAAGTTATCTTTAATTATAAGTGTTTTGTTGTTGTCAAAGCTAAAATAATCAGCTAAATGCGTTTTCAGATTGGTAATAGGATATTTAGAGTAAACTGTTTTGCCTTCTTGTGTAGCCATTATCTTTTCACCTTTGTATCCTTTCGTTAAAATCAATACACTTTTAGACTTTGAAGTTCCGTTTACTTCTTTCAAGAAATTTTTTGTTTCTTGTTTAGAACTGCTTCTAAAATCGTCTCTAACTTCCGTTTTAATAGGACTGCACATTATAAATAAAGTAGCTATTATTCCTAAAACTATCTTTTTCATCTTTCTTTTTTTAAGTGTTCTCTGTATTTAAACGGAATACAAAAGAATCTATTATATCTTTGTAAAGATAATTCAATTAAAATGATTCAATCTTTTGGGCATCGCGGAGCAAAAGGCTACGTAAGCGAAAACACATTGGCATCCTTTCAAAAAGCATTAGATTTAAATGTTTATGGAATTGAACTTGATGTGCATGTTTGTGCTTCAGGTGAATTAGTGGTTTTTCATGATTTTACTTTAGATAGAATAACCAATGGAAGTGGGGAAATTCATAACTTTTCTTTAGAAGAATTAAAAAAACTAAAGGTTGATGGTGTATTTGAAATTCCAACATTAGAGGAGGTTTTAAACTTGATAAACAGAAAATGCAAGGTTAATATCGAATTAAAAGGACATGATACGGCAAAGCCAGCACTGCAAATAATTGAAAAATATATACAAGAATACAATTGGAAAATGGAAAATTTCATTGTTTCTAGTTTCCAAAGAGACGAACTTTATAAAGTAAGTCAGTTGAATTCAAATGTTCCATTAGCGGTTTTAACGCAAGCAAGTGTGGAACAAGCCATGGAGTGGGCTGATGAGTTTTCGGCAAAATACATTCATCCGCATTTTTCATTATTAACGGAAGACAATTGTAAAATGGCAACCGAAAAAGGATTTAAAATCAACACTTGGACCGTTGATGATGTTGCCGATATTGAACGAATTAAGAAATATAAAATAAACGGAATTATTTCCGATTTTCCAGATAGAATATGAATACAGATTTTGATATAATTATTGTAGGTGGTGGTGCGGCTGGTTTTTTTACGGCTATAAATATTGCTGAAAAGAATAAACATTTAAAAGTTGCTATTTTAGAACGTGGTAAAGAAGTTTTGTCGAAAGTTCGAATTTCTGGTGGCGGAAGATGTAATGTTACGCATGCTTGTTTTGTACCAAATGATTTAGTTAAATTTTATCCTCGTGGCGAAAAAGAACTACGCGGACCCTTTCATCAGTTTTGTTCTGGAGATACTATTGAATGGTTCGAAAATCATGGAGTTGCATTGAAAATTGAAGAAGACGGAAGGATGTTTCCTGAATCTAATTCTTCACAAACCATTATCGATTGTTTTACGGACAATGTTCATAAATTAGGCA
Protein-coding sequences here:
- a CDS encoding glycerophosphodiester phosphodiesterase, producing MIQSFGHRGAKGYVSENTLASFQKALDLNVYGIELDVHVCASGELVVFHDFTLDRITNGSGEIHNFSLEELKKLKVDGVFEIPTLEEVLNLINRKCKVNIELKGHDTAKPALQIIEKYIQEYNWKMENFIVSSFQRDELYKVSQLNSNVPLAVLTQASVEQAMEWADEFSAKYIHPHFSLLTEDNCKMATEKGFKINTWTVDDVADIERIKKYKINGIISDFPDRI